In the genome of Limnobaculum zhutongyuii, one region contains:
- a CDS encoding IS1/IS1595 family N-terminal zinc-binding domain-containing protein translates to MFKRRVCCRYCSRTNAVKKHGTAPSGYQRYRCGHCQKTFQINYIYQAYKTSDEAIVNKMQNGLDNEFNDLSINVNYL, encoded by the coding sequence ATGTTCAAAAGAAGGGTTTGTTGTCGTTATTGTTCCAGAACGAATGCTGTTAAAAAGCATGGTACTGCGCCTTCAGGGTACCAGCGCTATCGGTGTGGCCACTGCCAGAAGACGTTTCAGATAAATTATATTTACCAGGCCTATAAAACCTCTGATGAGGCGATTGTAAATAAAATGCAAAATGGTTTGGATAATGAGTTTAATGATTTAAGTATCAATGTTAATTATCTTTAA